A genome region from Leifsonia sp. Root112D2 includes the following:
- a CDS encoding DivIVA domain-containing protein encodes MDRVSTFPHARKSRPGYNVDEVDAFLQKARQAYDGIDRVSLSSDDIRHTAFGMRKGGYATAEVDVALERLEDAFASRERDLAKRSVGERQWLETAREDARQIVARLDRPAKRRFRHTGILSLGYSIRQVDDFAERLKLYFHDGKPLNVNDVRAVVFQPQRGGYREAQVDLLLDSVTKVMLAVR; translated from the coding sequence CAACGTCGATGAGGTCGACGCCTTCCTGCAGAAGGCACGCCAGGCCTATGACGGCATCGATCGCGTTTCCCTGAGCAGTGACGACATACGCCACACGGCGTTCGGCATGCGTAAGGGCGGCTATGCGACCGCCGAGGTGGATGTCGCCCTCGAGCGACTGGAAGACGCGTTCGCGTCTCGAGAGCGAGATCTCGCCAAGCGCAGCGTGGGCGAACGCCAATGGCTCGAAACGGCACGCGAGGATGCCCGACAGATCGTGGCCCGCCTTGACCGGCCGGCGAAGCGGCGTTTCCGCCACACCGGCATCCTCAGTCTGGGTTACAGCATCCGGCAGGTCGACGACTTCGCCGAGCGCCTGAAGCTCTATTTTCACGACGGAAAGCCGCTGAACGTCAATGATGTCCGCGCGGTCGTTTTTCAGCCCCAGCGTGGCGGTTACCGCGAGGCGCAGGTGGACCTTCTGCTCGACAGCGTCACGAAAGTCATGCTGGCGGTTCGCTGA